In Ciconia boyciana chromosome 1, ASM3463844v1, whole genome shotgun sequence, the genomic stretch TGCTTGTTTCCAACATGTGATCATCTAAATACATAAAACTgctaaagcaaaaatacatgGATTCTGCCTTCTCTGCTGTTAAGATTCAGTTCAATATTTCTGTGACTagaagtaaaaacatttttccagagAGTAGGACTAAGTGTTAGGCACTGTGTTGCGTGTCATATACAAATCCTAATTGGTCCAGGTGACTTGAGACTTGATCTGTGAATAAATTGCATATTGATTTATGTGCTATACAGAACTTAATTAACCATATGAATTCTGAGAGCGCACTCAGTTACCACTTCGGTCTTTCATTGCCTAAACTACGTGTAGTTAGGCACTTCAGATTTTGCCAGCAGATTTCAAGACACTTATACTTCTGCTTTTAGGTATATCTAGAAAATGAATAAGGCTTGTAcatatgtgtttgtgtatgtttaTGTAAGTGTATATTCAACTATATAAAAAATAACCAGAATAGAAGCTGTTCTTTAAGACCATCTTCTCTTTCCAATCTTTGAATatccaaaaagaagaaatctgttgCATGTTACTTTCCTTCTACTCTTTTCACTTTGGCATGGAACCTGTTTTATGCTTTCTGGGGACAGTCAGTAACAACTAGtgctttttatgtattttctagAACCTAGTAGATCCTTGAGGTCCAGTAGCGACTGCTTTGTGAGGATTTTGTTACATACTAAATCATTAAAAGGTTATTAAGGCTGCAAAATCAATAGCAGAGGTAGAATTAAGGAGTCCTGTCTGTCCATGTTTTTCTGAGGAACACTTCCTCATTTGATGCAGAAGGTAAGAGGCTCCAAGAATATAGCTTTcggtattttttcctcagtgtttcTGCAGGCGgtacttttttccccccgttTATGTCTACTCCTGTACGTATGCTTCCGATCtccccttttctgcttttgtgctgCCCATTGCCCATGTACTGTTAGCGGGCTGCTGGGTCTTCAGAAGCAGTTTTGCTGGGAAGTATATTTATGCTGCTTGGCCTACTTAGAGCTCAACATCTACATGCTTTCTATTCAGGAAGCTTATATATTCCAGTCATTTGGCCAGCTAGTCAGAAAACATGTATCCTCTGATTGATCAGCTGGCCACCCATGCAGCACATTTGAACGGGTTAACCGGAAAGTAGACAGACACTTGCAGtcttttaaactgctttgcAAACCATGTGCTGTGCATATTTGCCTTAGGATTTTGTGTTCCTTGCTATGGagatgaattattttgttttttattatacAACTCCCAAGTCACCTTCTAACTTCTGAGTTGGCACCAGGATGTCTAAGCAGTGCAAGAAGTTTAGCGCATGagctgtgttttgctgaagtatttctctctctctcctccacgcctttctgttttgggggatttttccTCCATGAACTCTTCTGTCAAATGCTAGACCGATGTATTATTCAATTTGTAGTTTCTCAAATTGCCTGGACTGCACAAAAGCTTTTCCactatttaaaacaagaaaaactttgGTGCAATTCAAAAATTTAAAGGAGACATCATCTTGAACAGACTAcatgggaaaaaagtaaagtatACATCATTTTTTTGGTACTATGTAGAAATAGTGGAATGGGATCTTGCTAAAAGTCTATCACAAAGTTATATTTGATTAGTAGTTCCCAaagtttcatctgttttcttgcctttttgaTAAATGCAGCACTGGGAAACAAGTGGTTGTGACTAGAAAAGTGGAGAAAGAATGACTTAAGCCTATGCTACTATCAAAAACTctgtattaagaaaaacatcCGCAGGCAGGCACTCTGCTGAGATATTCTAACTGCATTGCctacaaaatgtatttaaggaAGGACAGAAGTAGTGGGTTCTCAGTTCAGGCCTGTGCAAATTATAAGAACACATTGGTAGTAAACAGCTTTGCTCACCCAGACTTACAGCTACTGATCTAAAACCAGTCATCTAAGCAGCACTGTGCCATCTGGAGGACTTAAACTGTTCAATTCAGTCCTGCTGTAGGTATTTGGCCATTGGTTGTGTTGCGCAGTCCAACACCCACCCACACAAACCGGCTTCCCATGCTCAAGGACTGTGTTCGCAGAGCAACTTTCCTACAGTGCTTTGTAGAATTAGGCTCTGAAGCTGCCTACTTAAGGTTTTTGCATAAGTCGTATGCTAAACATCACATGGGAATCCTGTGAAAGAAGCAATGACTAAATTCTATTATCACAGGTAACATTGTATGTTACctatgtttttctgtatttttcacttcCGTCTTTATTTAACTTCTGCAGAATGAGGCAGCTATCAGATTATATGAATTCTTGGGGTCCTTCCTAGAGAAGACCTAATATTTTGTGTCTACTGGCACTTGGGTCGGTTTAGTGTACCTATCATGGAACTTAGTAGTAGGGTTGGGAAGACAGAATTGAGacaataaaattacattttattgtgACGTTTTGAGTGAGCGATAGGATTTCTCAGAATATGTAGCATTTTGTAGCACTTCTTACATTCAGTAAACTCCTCTTGATCTCAGTTACAGAGAAGATTGTACAAGGGTAGAGACCATTATGTAATCTTAAGTGTCTTCTACAGTTATCATTCAAAATAATTGAAATCTCCACTTAAGTCATCATGATATTCTAActtctgcagttaaaaaaaaaaaaacaaaaaaaaacacaacaaaaccccaaccacaAAACCTCCTGTTTTGCATTGCTCTCATACCATTAGTGATCATTGAATGTTTATCATTGAATACATTTTGTATACCAGTAAATAATAAGCATTTATGCCTTCCTAATTAAACCACAGAATTTTCCTCACAAGATTAGACTAGGAGTGTGGAAATTCCAGTGAtttgttttgctggtttgtttttttgtttttttctttactactaAGTAGTACCAGAGGATAGAAATAAGAGCGTGTATgcatttcatcctttttttcttcacttaatGTTATTGTACATTCAGATATGTTGCAGTTTTGTAGATCTCTTGTGCTTTATGCACTCTTCTATAAATGGTCTATATTTAAACATTGTTGTGAAGGAGGTGCCTTCTGGAGCAGCATGTGTTAATCCACCTTTAAAGTGGAATAAGTATGTCGCACTTTCGGGTAAGTATGGTATCCTGAGTACACAAAGGCTGCGTACCAATAAGGAAACCACTGCCTCAGCTGTTGAATGTGACTGCCATAGATAAGActgcaagaaaaattattcttgacCAAACTACAGAGCACGTATAAAACCCATTCTTCTCAAACACTAAGTAAAATCCTAGGCCACAAGAGTTTCTCTTCATCTGTGGATATTTCGCCCCTGCAGGTTATCCATCACCATCAAAACTTTCTCTTCAGAGTCACGCTGTTGCAGATGTAATTTCAATAACATTGTGGCCATGATAGGAAATGCCAGAGCAGGGTGATAAATTAGCTAAATCTTAAATCTGAGATTTCTGCTATTTTAGTACAAAACTGTAGCAAAGCTTTTTCTGTGGAGGCTAGAGTTAAAGAAGTGCATCATTTCTTAACACAGTTTTTTACTCCTAAAAAAATAGTTACTATAGCAAAACCATAATGTGATGAACATAGCTAAAGTCAATAATGCCATTTTTCAATAACTTTGGAATAAGATGTCATCAAGAACTTTTCTTTATGCACTAAAGAGTTTTAGTATCTCAATATGCAttccccatttaaaaaaaaaaaaaaaaaaaaaaggaatcaacCTTCTACCCAAATACTCCTGAACAAAAAATACATGGTAATCTTGAATGTGTTTTATAGCGCTCTCTGCCTGCTTCCTTAAGCCTTTGATACATGGTTCAGCCATTCCAGAGAAAATGTCTGTGctttgttcagtgttttttaCAGAGGAAACCCATGCCCAAAACCTGGGACTCGTTTATTGATGATAAAAGAGAACTGGGTCCTCAACTTAAGCCTAGTTTCCGCCTTCTTCCTTGATTATTTAGGTAGAAAACACTGTCCATAGGTCAaacataaaatgtcttttgcatTGCATGGATAAAGGAGCATTACACAGTTCAATGTATCAATCACTTGGATTCATTTGGATATACACATCAAATTTATTATGGCTAATGTTGACGTAGCAAGCAAgatcatttgaaaaaaaaaatacaagtaatacattatcattttatttaaatatttaccatttCATATCAAAGTCTGGTTATAGGCAGGTAAAATGAGTTTATTGTTCCTTATATTCTACTAAAATCTTTCCATATTCCTTCACATTTTGGGAGTCTCTTCAGTGAAAATATCAGCTTTACGTTAGTGGTGTTCTGGTGTGGTTTTTGTAAACAGACcatacagatttttcttaaatgttttatctAGCAGAAGGGTTATAACTGGATCTAAACTACTCTTAGCAGCAGCAAGACAAGCaaggaaatttttaatttctactaGATAGTTTAACCTTGGGCAGTCGTTATCTGTAAGCAGTGCATAAAAAATTGGCCTAAAAATATGATATGGAAGAAAGCAGACAGTTAATATCATCTGGATGACaagaatgtttcttttcactgttctgtaaatgagatgtttttctccaatacaggtatttttttgtattttactcAGATGTCTGTTAAGAGAATAGTATGACCACAAAACCGTCataaaagatacaaaaaaacatgcagtggaaagaaaagctgcaatCATTGCTGTAAATTCACCAGCTTCTACACCGATGTTGTAGCATCTCTGAAATTCTTCCATAGCCATTGCCTGGATATTATGTATTATAGCTATTACTGTTATGCAGAGCACAGTAAGCCATATAATGATGCACAAATATTTAGCAAATTTTGGCTGACGAAACTTTTCAAGTACACATCTGCAAAAGTTTTCATTAACTGCTTGAGCGTATTGTGCAtcactatttttcttcagtgttgcaTACTGACTTAGAGCAGTTGAACATAGAATTATAATAGTAGCATACATACTGACGTGCATAATGAGAGTCCCAAGGTGATTTGCTATTCTACATACTACGGAGTCATAAGTCCATTGGTACCCTCTTGCAAAATACACAGCCAGAAAAGGCATAGTGCTACATATGAGTAAATTTGCAGTGACAAGGTTTACCAGGTAAATGTATGGTGTTCTTTTTGTAGGTGCTTGCCTTGAAAATATCCAGGCAGCGAGAATATTTCCAAAACTTCCAACAGGAAATAGGAAAGAGTAGATGACTGGTAGAACTACAGTAGTAGCTAACGATGGCTGAAGAAGACATGTTGAATTTCTCATTTATGCTGGTATTTCTTGAATGAATGGTCAGAGCTGAAACACAATTAAAAGAATTATTCTTCTGTAAGGTGCATCTAacatctcttttattttttgctcttaTTTTAACTGTTCATTTTTCTCCCCTACTTTTCAGTGTTACTAACTGCTGTTTGTCCTCTGGGGTTATCATCTTGAGTTTGCATGAGGTTACTGTTTGGGTGTTCCCTTCCACTGagattttttgaagaaaagtcaACTGATGTTAAACCCCAAAGATTTTGTATGCACAGAATCTAATATATGAGGAAACAGAAGGTTCAAGCTAGGGTCTGACAATAACTTTTGTGGTCTTGGTTTATTTCTCAATCTTTTGTAACATCTGTAACCTACTTTGGAAACCACTTCTAGACTATTTTAAGTTACATAAGCAAAATAAGTGCAAAGTATTACTTTAattgcagaaatgcagaggagTATCTTGTACCTCCATTTACATACAAATTAAACTGTGCATGATGCAGGAATCTGGCtagatgcatttattttgtggTGATGTCTGTATCTAATGTTACTTTAAGAGCTCTGATCTTAGATGTACATTTTGCATAAACAATtcagtctgtatttttaaacatatgaaTTGGTTGTTGAAAActgcaatatatttattttttccaagttgaGCTTTCAATCTTTTCTCAGTTTCCAGACTGCAAATAAGAAATCAAAGCTCTGTACAGTGGCTGCATACAAAAACTGGCATTTCAGCTTACTAACCTGTGGTGAAGAGAGATTTTCCTGTACAGAAGCTATTTTAGTGAATGTATCCTAGTTAGCTTTTGTTCCATATAaaagcatatggaaaaaaataacagattgCAAACTTACAGACtgataataatttttttgaaacagcTATAAGCAAATGAACTCAGATACCAAAGAGGATTCTGTGTAGCTATGATAAAAAGCCCAGACACCAAGTTGATCAGATAGCAAAAAGTTGTAAaagtcatatttaaaaattatgctgcAGGCCATATTTGATAACTTGCAAATTAAACTAACTTTTATAGCTGTTGCATTTTAGTGTACACTAAGTCCCATATGGATTGTTGAAccaaaatgtattaaatttttttattacaatgaGTTAAATTCACAAAGTAATTGTTGAATTCAGTCATCTGGAAGTCTAATGATCATTTTTGTGTCAATGCCCAAATTTTCTCAGGTGAAACAACGAAATAGTAGTTTTAAGCTTACCTATGCAAGCTGCAGGTACCTTCCTTTGCAGAGAGGAAATTTTCCTGTCTGATGTCCTTTTTATCTCCACTGCTGCAATGAAAAGGATGATATTTGAATCTGGAAAGTACAGTTAAGAACAATATCTCTCTGACATAACTATTTTCAGAATGTacacttttcttttacagtgtCAAAAAGCGACTAGGCATTTAAAGTTCAGACAAGATGACATTGTCTGTGCaaaaaagactttgaaattAGGTCAGGATGCAGCTccattagagaaataaaaagaatgagatAGTGTGGAAGAGTGATTGTAACAGTCCTTAGATCATGTAAGTATGGCACAGAAACACCTTACAATCCTTTATATAGTGCTTTCCTcttttggggggtggagggatTGTTGCTGTCATTCTCTTTAGGACTGCCTACTTtccagaataaataaataaataaataagttattttatgcatgaaaacttgtattttcaaTGACATTTAACTGTTCTTCAGCTCCAAGAGCTATCAGAAAGCTGACTGTGTATTCCTGAAGCCCACATGCAATAATACTGTATCCATGTCTGTCCTCATATGAGCGACCAAATAAACACACCTGCTATGTCTAGTCAGGTGATGGGTGGTGTGGAAGCAATTTACAGCTGGTGCGTTTTAGGCATCAGTTAGGGAAAACTGACTCTGTGTccaagaaatacagtattttatacaaataatcCAGAAGTGTGCAGAGGAAGGTTCCCTTCCTCCACAGGAAAGATTTGATCACAGATCAGTCCAACTCTCTTTAGCTCTGCAGGGCTTGAGACATTTGAATTTCCTTCTGCTTGATACATCTGTGGTTGTCAGATACAGCTTTTCAAGAGCTGTAAATAAGTTCCTTTATGAGAACAGAGGAAATACCATATAAAAACTTCCGCAATTTTGGTAACGTTCCtgttttgttagtttttctttatgtttaaaCATACACTGTGAGAATCTACCTCGTCAATCTGCTATCAATTTTATTGTTCTGCTATCAATTTTATTGTTCAGTctcattattaattttataatttttttactaaaatgaaGGACATGTATGCTGGCCTCCTATTTAGACTACATAGTTGGTCTcatttaagattaaatttaaGTGAGGGAAACTTGCTGTGGAGTATTAGTATTGTTTGTAATGCTGTAATTAGTTTGCATGTACTTTAATTCTTGTTCCTGTTAGATTTAGTTAtaccttgtttttattttttccacttttgaaTGTATAgttatattaaaatgtgttctAACAGAAAGAGTGTtgtattaattaaatatttagtagTCTCTTAAGTAGTCTTAGAAATCCTTGTTACCGTGGTGTTCCATCCAGATTTAGACACAAGAATGCATATCCTGAAAATTTGCTAAGAGGAGACATGCCAAAAAATGGTGTGAGCAATTCCAGttagcaggggttttttttaattattattattattctgttgGTTATTAACTGTAGCCTGTAGTGTTTATAATTCAAGGACTGTAACTCTTGCTGTAGGAAGAGATaatgctacatttttttctgaattattgtATGATAATAGATTATTATAGTGAATTACAGTCTATCAGACTTCATTTTGGAGCTGATTAGTGAGCTGAGTAACAAAGGAATGGGATAttataagtttaaaaaaaacaaaactaacaaCCCAGAGATAGAGTTATAGTTAGTTCTAAGCTGTAGTAAGCACCTTCATTATTCTTTTAGGGGACTATTTCCATTCACCTAACTTTAAAAAGGCATATTTtatctaaaatatatttgatgaTATTCAAATGGTACAAGTGCATCTTTTATGCCATTCACTCTTAAGTTCTTCATAATGACCTTCATGTGCATTCTTCACCTcaattatttatgttttctgtacTCTTAAGCCATGATCACTTTCTAATTTATACATGTTACTAGATTTTATATGCCAGTAAGCAGCATATGTTGCATTTTGCCATTGTATGCAGACAACTTATTTTGTGGCccaaaagcacaaaaccagcGATATTCCCAGTGGTGAAAGATATTTCAATCAGCCATCTATAACCGATACCTAGCATGTTATGTACTATAATAATATATGACAGAGTGATCCACTTGCAGGCTGCCTGGCCActtcctctcccctccgccTGCTTGAGATGATAGAAGACAGCCCAGTCAACCTCATATCTCCTTGTGCCTGTCACAAACCAAAAGGAGAACTGGACTGTTCCTGCTCTACAACAGATTATATAATGTGTTGGCAGCGGTTGCTCCTTGTAGGATagaagaaggcagcagctcagttaCCTCTGGCTCCTGTAACAGTCCTGGCTCTCTCTGTGCTGTGGAATGCCAAAGAGATGCACTCAGTCTCTGCAGCTTGAAGGACGGAAGGCAACTGCTGAGAATAGGGCACAGAAAAGTGTGCAACCCTGGGTATGGCTACTGTGGGTGCTGAGGATGAATCGTACTGAATAAATATACAGCGTGCACCAAACGTGCAGCAGCCTTTAACTTGAGATTTAATTTCATGTACTTGGAATTTAATCTACTGTATGGCATTTAATACCAAGATAAATCTCTAAGATGCACTGGCTACTACCCAAGTGCAATCcgtattttctttccaaaattaatCATTTACCAAGTAGCTTGCCTAGAACTTTGACTTTTGGTGCTTAGTTTtgttaggaatttttttccttaaacattaaaattgaAAGGTTTTTTGACTGCATAAATTTGTAAGACAGATGCACTACACGATAACCATTTTCAGTTGGACATCTATATCAAATGGCCCTGCTTTGTAATAAGTGCGAAGTTGTACTACCCATCTTGTATGCAAACTTAAAGGAACCAGGACTCACCATTTACAGACAAAAGCAAGATAACTTTTGAAAGTAGCATATACCAGAATATATTATTGtggtatattttaaataattgattcAGCTTGTTGAAACATAGGCTTGTATGTAAACCctagcttttttcctcctcattttgtttctcattttgcagTACTATGATACACAATTAGGCATTTCTCTGCCATTTATGTTCTTATTTCTACACTTCCCACTCTAACTGTGCGGTTTGAATGTTAAGGCTTTTTCCAGCTTCATCCCTTCCCCCCAGTTATTCTCTCTCTCATGATGTCTGTGAACAACTTCTGTGCAAGGATTTTTCCTACCTATTAGCTCTACAAGCAGTGAATGGTGACAGCTTTTTAGCACCTTCGCTGTTGTCTTGGATTCCACAGAGCCCTTGGTAGTTGGGATTTTGTGTAAGGGATGGAAAAAAGGCTGACAGAAGGTTCCCAATACTACAGAGAATACggtgaaaatatattttggattGGTGGAACATTATCAATGGgttctttttctctgtacaCTTTATTTGTATTGTGCAACACAACTTCCTCTTCTCCACCTGGATTCTGTATGTGCTTTCAGAGAGAGCATTAAACTAAAGAATCCACATGCGAATTTTCCAGTTCCAGGAATAAAGTTACTTTCACTTGTTCATCAGTGATGTAAGTTGCACTCTTCTCTTATGGTTTCATTGACTGTTGTTGTGAGGGAAGTTGTTCAATTAAATTTTTCCATATTGTGTTATCAAAACAATTGATACTTGTCTGCCCTCATGAAAAGCACGATTTGCAGGTTAAAACCATAATTACAGTTAATTTCAGCATGAAGATGAAAGttaatgttgtggtttaaccctggtaggcaggtaagccccacacagctgctcactcactccccctcagtgggatggggaagagaatcagaagggtaaaagtacAAAAACTTGTTTatgatttctgtctctttcccctcctgttcttgtggctgctctgctgcagaacaggctgctgcttctgatgcTTCCTCCTGTTCCCTCTAACACGTTCTGGTCAAACgtgtcattatctcaaaccctttgagccccatgCTTGGTGCCAAAAAGGGTGgttgtggtttaatcccagtaggcagctaagccccacacagctgctcgcttaCTCCCCCTccagtgggctggggggggagaaTTGAtagggtaaaagtgagaaaactcatggttTGAAATAAAGAGAGTTGAagaagtttaaagaaaagcaaaaaaacaaaaccaaagaaaaaagcaaaaaagaaaaacaaaaccaagaaaaacaagtgatgcaaaaaacccccgTTGCTCACCACCAGCTGACCAATGCCCATTCAGTTCCTGAGAAATGGCAGCCCTGGCAAACTTCCTCCCtggcttttattgctgagcacaaggTCATATGGtctgggatatccctttggtcagctggggtcagctgtcccagccgtgtcccctcccagcttcttgtgcacccccagcccccgcgctggtggggtggggtgagaagcagaaaaggccttgacactgtgta encodes the following:
- the GPR82 gene encoding probable G-protein coupled receptor 82; translated protein: MRNSTCLLQPSLATTVVLPVIYSFLFPVGSFGNILAAWIFSRQAPTKRTPYIYLVNLVTANLLICSTMPFLAVYFARGYQWTYDSVVCRIANHLGTLIMHVSMYATIIILCSTALSQYATLKKNSDAQYAQAVNENFCRCVLEKFRQPKFAKYLCIIIWLTVLCITVIAIIHNIQAMAMEEFQRCYNIGVEAGEFTAMIAAFLSTACFFVSFMTVLWSYYSLNRHLSKIQKNTCIGEKHLIYRTVKRNILVIQMILTVCFLPYHIFRPIFYALLTDNDCPRLNYLVEIKNFLACLAAAKSSLDPVITLLLDKTFKKNLYGLFTKTTPEHH